The Streptomyces armeniacus genomic interval GCAGATCCGACCACTCGTCCGGTTCCAGATGTGCCCGGAGCAGGCGGAGAACGTCCTCGGGTGTGGGCACCCCGGCCATGCGACCCCCCTCGTGGCTGCTCGGCGTTCTGCCGTCAGGCTACAAGTCCGCCGTCGCCCGCATCCCTCCTTTCCGACCCCAACGCCCCCTCGCCGAAGGCCCGTTGCGCACCCCGGGAGGCCGTACGAGTTCCGTCGGCGCGGCCCGCGGGTGCAGACTGATCCTGCGCGCCATCGGCCGGAAAAGCAGGGATGATCGAGCATGGTTCAGGTGGACACCACGGTGCCGCACTCGGCCCGTATGTACGACTACGTCCTCGGCGGCAAGGACAACTATCCCCCCGACTGGGAAGCGGCCGAGGAGGCCCTGAAGGTCTGGCCGGGGCTGTGGACGAGCATGCGCGTCAACCGTGCGGTCATGCGGCGCATGGCGCACTGGCTGGCCGACGAGTGCGGCGTACGCCAGTTCCTCGACATCGGCACCGGCATCCCCACCTCGCCCAACCTGCACGAGGTGGTGCAGGGTGTCGCCCCCGAGTCGCGGGTGGTCTACGTGGACAACGACCCCATCGTGCTCGTCCACGCGCGCGCCCTGATGGCGGGCACCGAAGAGGGCCGTACGGCCTACGTGGAGGCCGACATGCGGGACCCCGAGGTCCTGTTCGCGGCCCCCGAGCTGCGGGAGACCCTGGATCTGAGCCGGCCGGTCGGGGTGACGGTGATCGCGATGCTGCAGTTCGTGGAGGACGCGGCGGGGCTGATCGAGCGGTTGACGGCACCGCTGCCGTCCGGCAGCTATCTGGCCGTCACCGCGGCGACGGCGGATCTGGCGCAGGGGTCCACCGCGCTGGCCGAGGTCTACAACCGGCGCGGCGTGCCGATGTATCTGCGCTCCCGTGGCGAGCTGGAGGCGCTGTTCGCGGACCGCTGCGAGCTCGTCGAGCCCGGCGTGGTCCCCATGCAGCACTGGCGCCCGGAGGAGGGCGAGACGCCGGTGGGCGTCGAGCAGGCCAACATGTTCGCGGGCGTGGGCCGGCTGCGCTGACGTTCCCCCAACACCCGGCTCTTTGCCCGGTGTTTACCTCGTGCTGTACAACTCTTCGCCCGGGCGACAAGTCGTCGGGGTGTCAGTCCGTACGGGCACGACCAGGCCCGTACGCCCAACCCACCACGCGTTCCTGGGGGAACACATGCCGAAGCTCAGCCGGCGGGCTCGTACAGCCGCCGTGTCCGCCGCCCTGGCGGCAGGTCTGGTGACGTCGCTCGCCGTGGGCCTGCCCGCCGCCACCGCGGGGCCGTCGGACGGCGCGCCGGAGACCGCGGCGCAGCACGAAGGGAAGCAGGAACAGCGACAGGAGCAGAAGTACGTCTTCACCGACCTGACCGCCGGCACAGACAGCGTCGACTACGACAACGACGAAGTCACCGTGTCCGGCCGACTGTTCGAGAAGGGCCCGGACGGCTCGCCCGGTGCCCCGGCCGCCAACGAGTCGGTCGACGTCGTACAGGCCTGGGAGAACCCCTACCGCGGCAACGAGGGCGACACCACCGTCTACTCGCCGCTCGGCGAGGCGAAGACCGACGCGCAGGGCAACTTCACCCTCGAGAACGCGAAGGTGGAGGAGCGCGACCGCAAGGAGTTCAAGCCGGTGCCGGGCGACTTTGACGTACGCCTGCAGGCGGGCCACCGCGTCAACCCGGACGGCATGGCCGACCCGTCCAACTGGGACGGCACGGGCAGCTGGTCCACCATCAAGGGCCACCCGTCCGAGGCCCGGCTGAACACCGCGTTCAAGCCCGGTGAGCCGACGCCCGACGGCCGGAAGGTCACCGTGGAGGGCACGATGGAGCGGCGTACGGCGGACGGCTGGGCGCCGCTGCCGGGGCAGCTGGTGTCGCTCGGGTTCCAGCCCGACGAGGGCGACGACATCGACAGCGAGACGCTCACCACGGGTGAGAAGGGCGAGTACAGCGGCACGGTCACCGCGAGCTCGAACGGCACCGTCAGCGCCGGCGCGACCAGCTGGTACGACGGCGCCTTCCTGGACATGCCCGACAGCCGCAACAGCACGCCGGTCGAAGTGCCCTGACCGTACGCGCGGTTGGCACCGTGCAGCACCGCACGGCGGCCGGCCCGGTCCCGCACCGGGCCGGCCGTCCGGCTCTCCGCCCGTTGCGCCGCTCTCCGTCCGCCGCTCTCCGTCCGCCGCCGTCGCGCGTACTCCGTCCGCTACGCCGTCGCGCGTGCCGCCGTGGCCATGCGCCGCACCGCCTCGGTGATCACCGCGGGCGACGTCGCCAGGTTGAGCCGTACGTGCCCCGCGCCGCCCGTGCCGAAGTCCGCTCCCGCGTTCAGGGCGACCCGGCCGCGCTCCAGGAACACGCCCGCCGGGTCGTCGCCCAGGCCGAGCTCCCGGCAGTCCAGCCAGGCGAGGTACGTGGCCTCGCCCGGCCGGTAGCGGACCCCGGGCAGCTGCTCGGCGAGCAGCCCGGCCAGCAGCTCGCGGTTCCGGTCGAGCCCGGCCAGGACGGCGTCGAGCCAGTCGCGGCCGTCGTCAAGCGCGGCGGTGTGCGCGATGATCCCGATGTGACTGGGCCCGTGGCCGACCTCCTCCGGGAGGCGGGCGAGATCGTCGGCGGCGCCGTCTCCGGCGACGGCGAGCGCGGCCTTGAGCCCGGCCAGATTCCACGCCTTGGACGCCGACATCAGCGACAGCCCGTCCGATCCGCCGGGCACGCTCAGATACGGCACGAACGCGCTGCCGCCGGCGACGACCGGCGCGTGGATCTCGTCCACCACGACCCGTACGCCGTGCTCGTGCGCCAGCGCCGCCACCGCGGTCAGTTCGGCGGCGGTGTGCAGCGTGCCGGTCGGGTTGTGGGGGCTGCACAGCAGGTACGCGGCCGGGCGCCCGCCGCTGGTGGCGCGCGTGAACGCCGCGGTGAGCGCGGCGGTGTCGAGGCGCCCGTCCGGGTCCAGCGGCGCCTCCACGACGCGCCGGTCCATGTTCCGTACGAACTGGTAGAACGGCGGGTAGACGGGGCAGTTGACCACGACCGCGTCGCCGGGCCCGGTGACCAGCTTCAGCATCTCGACGATGCCGAGCATCACGTCGGGCACGATCGCCGTACGGTCCACGGCCAGCCCGTCCCAGCCCCACCGGTCGCGCGCGAACCGCGACAGGGCCTCGGCGTACGGGGTCCCCGCCGGGTAACCGGTGTCCCCGAGCCGCATGGCGTCGGTGACGGCGCGTACGACCGGTTCGGCCTGGGGGACGTCCATCTCGGCCACCCAGAGCGGCAGTACGTCCTCGGGGTAGGCGCGCCACTTCATGCTCGTACGCCGTCTGAGCTGTGTGAGGGAGAGCTGACGCAGCGGGGGTCCGGTGTGGTCGGCGGCCGGGTCGGACGGGTCGGCGGGGGCGGTGTCGCGCGGCGTGCTGTCCATGGGATCAAGATAGGCGCGGCTTAGCGTAAGTGACAGACATGACCGCGCTCCTTACGCGCGCCGGCTGCCGCCAGGCGCTCCCCCGCGGCCTTCCGGCGGGGCGTGCCGGGCATGCCGGGCATGCCGGGGGGCAGCGCGGCATTTCCTCAAGGTTTTTTCCGTTTTGTTGACGTAAAGGCGGAGGGTCAGCATGCTGTGCGGCGGGGCCGTCGCGAGGACTCTGCGGCCCCGCTTCGGGGGCGCCCCGGCGCCGGTGGGGCGCCCCCGAAGCGGGCCGCAGAGTCCTGTCCCCCGTGCGAGCTACACGCAAGTGGGTTCCGACTGGTGATTCGCCCGAGAAGTCCCGTCCGTAGCGTCGGACCTGAAGGAGGTCCCCATGAGCAGGCGCGCACAGCGCTTCTTCCGTTTCCCGCTCGCGCCGGCGCGTCCGCCGCGCGGCGGCGGGTCCGCGTACGTGATACGGGGGAAGCACCGCACGTGAAGCAGCAGTTGTCCACACTGGCGCGCTGGTGGCAGTCCCTGCGCGCCGCCGACGCCGAACGGCTGCACGACCTGGCCGACGAGGCCCGCAGGGCGGGCCAGCCCGTCGTGATGCTGCTGGAGGGCGAACGCGGGGAGCTGGACCGGGACGTCGAACTGGCCGTCTACCGCGTGGCCCAGGAGGGCCTCACCAACGCGTTGCAGCACGCGCGGGAGTGCTCGACGAAGGTCCGGGTCAGATACGGGGCCGACCGTGTCGACGTCGAGGTGAGCACCGCCGGACCCGTGGCCGCCGCGGCGGAGCCCGGACGCGGCCTGATCCGGCTGCGCGAGCGCGTGAGCCTGCTCGGCGGCGAACTGCGGGCCGAGGGCCGCCCCGAGGGCGGCTTCGTCCTGGAGGCCCGCATTCCGTCACGGGGCGCGCAGTCACGGGACGCGTCGTAGCGGACGTGCCGTTACGGGAAGCGCCGCAGCGGGAAGCGCCGCAGCGGGACCGCGCCGCCACGGGACCGCGCCGCGCCGGACACCGGCTGGGGGGGCCGGGGCCCCTCAGAGGCGGGGCCGCCCGTACTGCCTGTCGTTGTCATTGCTCGGCACCCGCGCGGCCAGCGCCGCGCTGGTGTCCCGCATCTCCTCCGGTACGGCCGCCGCCGTGCCGATGCCCCGGGCCCGGTCCAGCAGCCAGCGCGTGTTGTGCCGGATGCCCATGGCCTCGCGCAGCCTGACGGTCTCGGTCAGGTCGACCAGGAACAGCATGTGCGCGTCGAGCGGGGCCTGCCCGCTGCGGGCGGCCCCCACGTCCGCGACGAGCGCCTCGCGCAGGCCCGGGTCGGGGTGGTGCCGCAGCCGCGAGGTGAACAGGCCGGCGCGGCCGCCGGGGCGCAGCAGGCCACGGGCGGCGAGCGCGTCCCGGTGCAGCGCGAACGCCCCGTGGTGCCGCCGGAACCAGCGGTTGAGGCGCACACGGGAGCCGCCGGACGCGGCGCACTGCTCCCCCAGTTCGGCGAGCAGCGCGTCGGCCCAGGCGAGGCCGGTGAGGGTGGTGTCGAGCAGCTCGAT includes:
- a CDS encoding SAM-dependent methyltransferase, which codes for MVQVDTTVPHSARMYDYVLGGKDNYPPDWEAAEEALKVWPGLWTSMRVNRAVMRRMAHWLADECGVRQFLDIGTGIPTSPNLHEVVQGVAPESRVVYVDNDPIVLVHARALMAGTEEGRTAYVEADMRDPEVLFAAPELRETLDLSRPVGVTVIAMLQFVEDAAGLIERLTAPLPSGSYLAVTAATADLAQGSTALAEVYNRRGVPMYLRSRGELEALFADRCELVEPGVVPMQHWRPEEGETPVGVEQANMFAGVGRLR
- a CDS encoding MalY/PatB family protein, producing the protein MDSTPRDTAPADPSDPAADHTGPPLRQLSLTQLRRRTSMKWRAYPEDVLPLWVAEMDVPQAEPVVRAVTDAMRLGDTGYPAGTPYAEALSRFARDRWGWDGLAVDRTAIVPDVMLGIVEMLKLVTGPGDAVVVNCPVYPPFYQFVRNMDRRVVEAPLDPDGRLDTAALTAAFTRATSGGRPAAYLLCSPHNPTGTLHTAAELTAVAALAHEHGVRVVVDEIHAPVVAGGSAFVPYLSVPGGSDGLSLMSASKAWNLAGLKAALAVAGDGAADDLARLPEEVGHGPSHIGIIAHTAALDDGRDWLDAVLAGLDRNRELLAGLLAEQLPGVRYRPGEATYLAWLDCRELGLGDDPAGVFLERGRVALNAGADFGTGGAGHVRLNLATSPAVITEAVRRMATAARATA
- a CDS encoding sensor histidine kinase yields the protein MKQQLSTLARWWQSLRAADAERLHDLADEARRAGQPVVMLLEGERGELDRDVELAVYRVAQEGLTNALQHARECSTKVRVRYGADRVDVEVSTAGPVAAAAEPGRGLIRLRERVSLLGGELRAEGRPEGGFVLEARIPSRGAQSRDAS
- a CDS encoding GPP34 family phosphoprotein; protein product: MEDVSAAAPQRLSLPEEFVLLSHLPDGRVHGKARAVIGAAAAELGELALRGRLAVRAKKTKVFGFEGYQMHGVDIELLDTTLTGLAWADALLAELGEQCAASGGSRVRLNRWFRRHHGAFALHRDALAARGLLRPGGRAGLFTSRLRHHPDPGLREALVADVGAARSGQAPLDAHMLFLVDLTETVRLREAMGIRHNTRWLLDRARGIGTAAAVPEEMRDTSAALAARVPSNDNDRQYGRPRL